A portion of the Candidatus Bathyarchaeia archaeon genome contains these proteins:
- the cobS gene encoding adenosylcobinamide-GDP ribazoletransferase produces MTRKIRNLIAFLTIFPVGMTEDCLVDAADLMYLFPAVGALIGFIAGLFTFAFMHVLPSLVVGAISCGFILLLTGLHHMDGLLDFGDGLMCHGLPERKIEAMHDKQTGTGGFMLGSITVLITALCISQLDTRIVLQGLTMAEAFAKLSMVILAWSGRSAHEGMNTYFINAMHRSPRKLRLAISLAISLTIALICLKTAGLIVLGASLVTALVILKVSNRHFNGITGDVMGASNELTRMASLLVILVLKSTGYI; encoded by the coding sequence ATGACTAGGAAAATTAGGAACCTAATCGCGTTCCTAACGATTTTTCCCGTAGGCATGACTGAGGACTGTCTCGTTGACGCCGCAGACCTTATGTACCTTTTCCCAGCGGTTGGAGCGCTCATAGGATTCATAGCGGGACTGTTCACCTTTGCTTTCATGCATGTTCTGCCAAGCCTCGTGGTTGGCGCCATATCCTGCGGCTTCATCCTTTTACTGACGGGCCTTCACCACATGGATGGACTTTTGGACTTCGGAGATGGGTTGATGTGCCACGGTTTACCGGAGAGGAAAATTGAGGCTATGCATGACAAGCAAACGGGAACTGGTGGCTTCATGTTAGGTTCAATAACTGTTCTGATAACAGCTCTCTGCATTTCCCAGCTGGATACACGTATCGTTCTCCAAGGTTTAACAATGGCTGAGGCTTTCGCCAAACTCTCCATGGTTATACTTGCATGGAGCGGCAGGTCAGCCCATGAAGGAATGAACACCTACTTCATCAACGCCATGCATAGAAGCCCTAGAAAGCTCCGATTAGCCATTTCCTTAGCGATTTCACTTACAATAGCCTTAATCTGCCTTAAAACCGCCGGCTTAATTGTTTTAGGCGCAAGCCTAGTCACAGCGCTCGTCATACTCAAGGTTTCAAACCGCCATTTTAATGGAATAACAGGCGACGTAATGGGAGCATCAAACGAGTTGACTCGCATGGCCTCTCTACTCGTCATTCTAGTGTTAAAATCAACGGGCTACATTTAG
- a CDS encoding diphthine--ammonia ligase, translated as MRAAVSWSGGKESCLAMFKALQTGVEVSHLLTFVSKGRCMSHGLRADLILAQSKALDIPLIQKEVTWETYGEGFREALSEFKKAGVENLVLGDILEIPAHEGWVDNVCRDFGVKPIKPLWHMDPVKVLSEFVAKGFEAILVKARADIFDESWIGRKMDWNFIKDITRLENVNPCGELGEYHTFVYNGPIFKKPIKVVNFEKKRVDNYWFLDITAFHL; from the coding sequence ATGAGGGCAGCAGTTTCCTGGAGTGGTGGGAAAGAAAGTTGCCTAGCCATGTTTAAGGCTCTTCAAACTGGAGTGGAGGTTTCCCATCTTCTAACTTTCGTGTCAAAGGGTCGTTGCATGTCCCACGGTCTCCGCGCAGACCTCATTCTAGCCCAGTCAAAGGCCTTGGACATACCTCTTATCCAGAAGGAGGTTACATGGGAAACTTACGGTGAGGGTTTTAGGGAGGCCCTCAGCGAGTTTAAGAAGGCCGGAGTTGAAAACCTTGTCCTGGGCGATATTCTTGAAATACCAGCACATGAAGGCTGGGTTGACAATGTCTGTAGGGATTTTGGCGTCAAGCCTATAAAACCCTTATGGCACATGGACCCGGTAAAGGTGCTCAGCGAGTTTGTCGCCAAGGGCTTTGAAGCCATCCTCGTCAAGGCAAGGGCAGACATATTTGATGAAAGCTGGATTGGACGGAAAATGGACTGGAACTTCATTAAAGACATAACTCGACTGGAAAATGTCAACCCATGCGGGGAGCTAGGTGAATATCACACCTTCGTCTACAACGGACCTATATTCAAGAAGCCCATTAAAGTAGTGAATTTTGAGAAAAAACGCGTTGACAATTACTGGTTTCTAGACATAACAGCCTTCCATCTCTAA